The following are from one region of the Littorina saxatilis isolate snail1 linkage group LG4, US_GU_Lsax_2.0, whole genome shotgun sequence genome:
- the LOC138963519 gene encoding toll-like receptor 13, with amino-acid sequence MLQYIPWHSISRLEKFAFRHPRLAVVSLMSSNIPFVYESVDPECFAGSPRLSFLQLSHNKATGLSEAKFAQLFGSANNLNKLSLGDCDIETITKKTFSQLRKLKTLYLFQNKLTYIEGGAFDSLPDLRELNLGRNQLATVQASLFSLDTQRRLHSLDLSGNPFVCSCDLMWFKQWFVSSPSLFQHSHFTYTCRNSSATVLLKDLSLVEQACLLSHNTSTIIITAIAVVLVLGSIVCTVYRHRWYIRLVLTFRTRGFARQQQRPEGNYCYDLFVSFASEDLDWVCEHLIPNLEDRLGLRLCVHERDFTPGKNILENIEDCVDSSRRILMIFSQHFAHSNWCQFELTFCLRHVFENDDALLVTCLGDVASRELSSTMMAVLDTTTYIQWEERVEERGVFWERIEFALRALLRQAQGVGAVA; translated from the coding sequence ATGCTTCAGTACATCCCATGGCACTCAATAAGCCGGCTGGAAAAGTTCGCCTTTCGTCACCCCAGACTTGCAGTTGTATCACTGATGTCGAGCAACATCCCCTTCGTGTATGAGTCCGTGGATCCCGAATGCTTCGCTGGGAGTCCCCGTCTGTCCTTTCTGCAACTCAGCCACAACAAAGCCACTGGTTTAAGCGAAGCAAAATTCGCTCAGCTGTTTGGGTCAGCGAACAATTTGAACAAGCTTTCTCTCGGAGATTGTGACATTGAGACCATCACGAAGAAGACCTTCAGTCAACTTCGGAAGTTGAAAACGTTGTACCTGTTTCAGAACAAGCTGACATACATTGAGGGCGGCGCTTTTGATTCCTTGCCAGACCTGCGAGAGCTGAATCTGGGCAGAAACCAGCTGGCCACAGTGCAAGCCAGTCTGTTCAGTCTTGACACGCAGAGACGGCTGCATTCACTGGACCTGAGTGGCAATCCTTTCGTCTGTAGCTGTGATCTGATGTGGTTCAAACAGTGGTTCGTATCGTCTCCGAGCTTGTTCCAGCACTCTCACTTTACATACACATGCAGAAACAGCTCTGCCACCGTGCTACTCAAAGACCTGTCCTTGGTCGAACAGGCGTGTCTGCTGAGTCACAACACCTcaaccatcatcatcacagcCATCGCGGTTGTCCTCGTGCTGGGATCCATCGTTTGTACAGTTTATCGCCATCGTTGGTACATCCGTCTCGTGCTGACCTTTCGTACCAGAGGCTTTGCGAGGCAGCAGCAGCGTCCCGAAGGGAACTATTGCTACGATCTCTTCGTTTCCTTTGCCTCTGAAGACTTGGACTGGGTTTGTGAACATCTCATTCCAAACCTCGAAGACCGCCTGGGACTTCGCTTGTGTGTGCACGAACGAGACTTCACCCCGGGGAAGAACATCTTGGAGAACATCGAGGACTGCGTAGACAGCAGCCGAAGGATCCTAATGATCTTCTCCCAACACTTCGCGCACAGCAACTGGTGCCAGTTTGAGCTCACCTTTTGCCTGCGTCACGTTTTTGAAAACGACGACGCGCTGTTGGTCACGTGTCTCGGTGACGTGGCGTCACGTGAACTGTCGAGCACCATGATGGCGGTGTTGGACACGACCACGTACATTCAGTGGGAGGAGAGGGTGGAGGAGAGAGGGGTGTTCTGGGAACGGATAGAGTTCGCTTTGCGGGCATTGCTGCGTCAAGCCCAGGGAGTGGGCGCAGTAGCCTAA